The Dethiosulfovibrio peptidovorans DSM 11002 genome has a window encoding:
- a CDS encoding Ni/Fe hydrogenase subunit alpha: MPKERKTIVVNPITRIEGHGKITVYLDDSGNVDETRFHVTQFRGFEAFCKGRDFREMPVITPRICGICPVSHHLASAKACDAILGVTITPTAHKLRELMHMGQIVQSHALSFFHLSSPDLLFGFDADPAVRHVGGVARDFPELAKRGILMRKFGQELIKTLGGKKIHPWHSIPGGVNRSIKVEERDLFLKGLPEQKEAIKDTIELIRKYLEDNGEEAKKFATLKSSYLGLVKGGKLELFDGDIRLRGPRGRITDEFPDVEYLEHIGEHVEPWSYLKFPFYRSLGFPQGSYRVGPLGRVNACDDFATPEASKELKRFRELGEDGMVHYTMYTHYARLMEVLYALERMEELLLDEDITGSDLRVSSKGLQPEGIGVIEAPRGTLIHHYQVDEVGSVKAVNLIVATGHNNYAMNKGVEMVAKEFIHGADVKEGALNRMEHVIRCYDPCLSCSTHAVGKMPLKVSIVDGDGREIREILKG; this comes from the coding sequence ATGCCCAAAGAGAGAAAGACCATCGTCGTAAACCCCATAACCAGAATAGAGGGGCACGGCAAGATAACCGTATATCTCGACGATTCTGGTAACGTGGACGAGACCCGTTTCCACGTTACCCAGTTCAGAGGCTTTGAAGCGTTCTGCAAGGGCAGAGATTTCAGGGAGATGCCGGTGATAACTCCCAGGATATGCGGAATATGCCCGGTTAGCCACCATCTGGCCTCCGCCAAGGCCTGCGACGCCATACTGGGGGTTACGATAACCCCCACGGCCCACAAGCTCAGGGAGCTGATGCACATGGGACAGATAGTTCAGTCCCACGCTCTAAGCTTCTTCCACCTCTCTAGCCCCGATCTGCTGTTCGGATTCGACGCCGATCCTGCGGTGAGACACGTCGGAGGAGTTGCAAGGGATTTCCCCGAGCTGGCCAAGAGGGGAATCCTCATGAGGAAGTTTGGCCAGGAGCTCATAAAGACCTTGGGTGGCAAGAAAATCCATCCCTGGCACAGCATTCCCGGAGGGGTCAACAGGAGCATAAAGGTAGAGGAAAGGGATCTGTTCCTCAAGGGCCTCCCCGAGCAGAAAGAGGCCATAAAGGACACCATTGAGTTGATAAGGAAATATCTCGAGGATAACGGAGAGGAAGCCAAGAAGTTCGCCACCCTCAAGAGCTCATACCTCGGGTTGGTGAAGGGTGGAAAGCTTGAGCTTTTCGATGGCGATATCCGTCTTCGCGGCCCCAGAGGGAGGATCACCGACGAGTTCCCCGACGTGGAGTATCTGGAACACATAGGAGAGCACGTCGAGCCTTGGAGTTATCTGAAATTCCCCTTCTACCGTTCCCTCGGCTTTCCTCAGGGAAGCTACAGGGTCGGTCCTCTAGGAAGGGTCAACGCCTGCGACGACTTCGCTACCCCGGAGGCCTCCAAAGAGCTCAAGAGGTTCAGAGAGCTCGGAGAGGATGGCATGGTTCACTACACCATGTATACCCATTATGCCAGGCTGATGGAGGTCCTTTACGCCCTGGAGCGTATGGAAGAGCTGCTTTTGGACGAAGACATCACTGGCAGCGATCTCAGGGTTTCCTCCAAAGGACTTCAGCCGGAGGGCATCGGGGTCATAGAGGCTCCCAGAGGAACTCTCATACACCACTATCAGGTGGACGAGGTGGGATCGGTCAAGGCGGTCAACCTTATCGTGGCCACCGGTCATAACAATTATGCCATGAACAAGGGCGTCGAGATGGTCGCCAAGGAGTTTATCCACGGCGCAGACGTCAAGGAAGGTGCCCTCAACAGGATGGAGCACGTCATACGTTGTTACGATCCCTGTCTTTCCTGCTCTACCCACGCTGTCGGCAAGATGCCTTTGAAGGTCTCCATAGTGGACGGAGATGGCAGGGAGATCCGAGAGATCTTAAAGGGTTAA
- a CDS encoding hydrogenase maturation protease — protein sequence MKVLLVGYGNEFRQDDRVGHVLAPRIAEWLGDQGVDTELWLGAQLLPELADDMTSVDLAVFVDASTVELPGGFSFDEILPDPSLEGLNIHSMGPGWLLSLMDDLGYRKPKTLLISVTGVSFDFSDDITEECAGFVDSAEAAFKDWWAQA from the coding sequence ATGAAGGTTCTCCTTGTAGGGTACGGCAACGAGTTTCGTCAGGACGATCGAGTAGGTCATGTCCTGGCTCCGAGGATCGCCGAGTGGCTCGGCGATCAGGGAGTGGATACGGAGTTATGGCTTGGAGCCCAGTTGCTGCCCGAGTTGGCCGACGACATGACATCGGTGGACTTGGCGGTTTTCGTCGATGCGAGCACGGTGGAGCTGCCCGGAGGGTTCTCTTTCGATGAGATATTACCGGACCCTTCTTTGGAGGGGTTGAACATACACTCCATGGGGCCGGGTTGGTTGTTGTCCCTTATGGACGATCTCGGCTATAGGAAGCCGAAGACCCTTTTGATATCGGTGACCGGAGTTTCCTTCGACTTTAGCGACGATATAACCGAGGAATGCGCTGGTTTCGTCGATTCGGCGGAAGCGGCGTTCAAGGATTGGTGGGCTCAGGCCTAA
- a CDS encoding L-threonine 3-dehydrogenase: MKRIVVTGGLGQIGTELIRRLRKEYGNDCVLATDVKEEGTERLGEGPFELLDVTDGNKLSELVKRHRADTVLHLAGILSANAEKNPQLAWSVNMNGLYNALEVARQESCSFFFPSSIAAFGPGTPQDKTPQDTVQRPNTIYGVAKVSGELLCDYYHGKYGLDTRGVRFPGLISYDALPGGGTTDYAVHIYYDAIRKGSYTSFIAPGTYMDMMYMPDALDSVVGLMEADPSRLKHRCCFNITAMSFEPDQLAAAIEKHVPGFVLNYDVDPARQAIAESWPNSIDDSAAREEWDWNPKYDLEAMTVDMLEKLKAKLS, translated from the coding sequence GTGAAACGAATAGTGGTAACCGGAGGACTGGGACAGATAGGGACGGAGCTGATCCGCCGTCTCAGGAAGGAATACGGCAACGACTGCGTATTGGCAACGGACGTGAAGGAAGAGGGAACGGAACGTCTTGGCGAGGGGCCCTTCGAGCTTCTGGACGTGACTGACGGAAACAAGCTGAGTGAACTGGTGAAGAGACACAGGGCCGACACGGTGCTTCACCTGGCCGGCATACTCTCGGCCAACGCGGAGAAGAACCCCCAGCTGGCTTGGTCGGTCAACATGAACGGTCTCTACAACGCCCTGGAGGTCGCCCGTCAGGAGAGCTGCTCCTTCTTCTTTCCCAGCTCCATAGCGGCCTTCGGACCAGGGACGCCACAGGACAAAACGCCACAGGACACTGTCCAGAGGCCCAACACCATCTACGGAGTGGCCAAGGTATCGGGAGAGCTTCTGTGCGACTACTACCACGGCAAATACGGCCTGGACACCAGGGGAGTCCGCTTCCCCGGACTCATCTCCTACGACGCCCTTCCCGGAGGAGGGACCACCGACTACGCCGTCCACATCTACTACGACGCAATTCGCAAAGGCAGCTACACCAGCTTCATAGCCCCGGGGACCTACATGGACATGATGTACATGCCCGACGCCCTGGATAGTGTGGTGGGGCTCATGGAAGCCGACCCGTCCAGGCTGAAGCACCGGTGTTGCTTCAACATAACCGCCATGAGCTTCGAGCCGGACCAACTTGCGGCGGCCATAGAAAAGCACGTACCGGGATTCGTCCTGAACTACGACGTAGACCCGGCCCGTCAGGCCATAGCCGAATCGTGGCCCAACTCCATAGACGACAGCGCCGCCAGAGAGGAATGGGACTGGAACCCTAAATACGACCTGGAGGCCATGACGGTCGACATGCTTGAGAAACTGAAGGCCAAACTATCCTAG